In Aspergillus fumigatus Af293 chromosome 2, whole genome shotgun sequence, a genomic segment contains:
- a CDS encoding putative C6 transcription factor (Leu3), with translation MNHTNNHRRHQRRIAQYNQFKVRRASSTHIQLFDGVHKWWEALSHVDPARERVRDRTVARLSPACYSSIAEGSIESHEESTGWVLGFSDRNYLLQKALIFSCISSWRWIPRFGQKDRRVTAGLGKIIVNVPSLASIGGSSSGIGGGGAQGDILEPTSARNTNNASAAAGPVMGGTGQSSTSPAVGPDGLGQVKKRTVAMAGLESSPGSVDDVEDNDQREEKKRQPVKRACNECRQQKLRCDVIQDPWTDCSRCRRLKLECKIESNFKRVGKRSRNAEMEREIIELRKQIASVQANPAAMTPQQHAPSLHSAHVTPKQESSHVSPAGVYHTPSAISSDQYMGSHEAVASLLDLRSGFEGSNYMRNGNLFKRIEDVVVAPEKVTELFDLFFMFYHPFLPFLDRQRAPDDYYSVSPLLFWTIISVGARRYQTDTHLLNSLAGPVTRLVWSTLADIPQSYHVVKALCLLCSWPFPTSSTSTDPTFMLCGMMMQVAMQLGLHRPSHTQDFSKFRVELIEEELRDKVRTWAICNVVAQRYVRILLLSWTSALTDSSVATGYGQPPSTLYDWTLSASGSVDPNFKLPEDIRRRLDVEIFCDKVTKTLYTNRRDPVGLCSDQERSTLISFLSRDFDDLEDQVKSRTDAITDLFLRAANLHLHLSAFFDDPRAKDYRERLLSLYVATTSFLEAAMSLETDVGPVLSYTPYYVYQMMVAGACTLLKLCKSFFSAHIDMDYTKTLFNRTIWAIRGVSVSSNDLPERLAEVLAQMWRMGSTPQQKASATSAEVDDTLMLKVRCRMSMSLLFDSVWRWREDAQTKGRNIEAYLKNPTNPDSNSESSASSTAGPAGRTSSSTPGLPADPSLASATMIPQGSLGVAPASGVTNLPSGFLEPNYEVFDPLNWLLDGLVDLPYSYSAMSGMEPQTIA, from the exons ATGAATCATACCAACAACCACAGAAGACACCAAAGACGCATAGCTCAATACAACCAATTCAAGGTTAGGAGAGCGTCCTCGACCCATATCCAGTTGTTCGACGGAGTACACAAGTGGTGGGAGGCCTTAAGTCACGTGGATCCAGCACGTGAGCGGGTGCGAGATCGGACAGTCGCTCGCCTCTCCCCCGCTTGTTACTCATCCATTGCTGAGGGGTCCATCGAGTCGCACGAAGAGTCAACTGGCTGGGTACTTGGGTTTTCTGATCGAAattatcttcttcagaaAGCACTT ATTTTTTCTTGCATTTCTTCCTGGCGCTGGATCCCTCGTTTTGGTCAAAAAGACCGTCGTGTGACAGCCGGTCTGGGGAAAA TAATCGTCAACGTTCCCAGCCTGGCGTCAATCGGAGGATCATCGAGCGGAATCGGAGGCGGGGGTGCGCAAGGGGACATTCTGGAGCCAACAAGTGCACGGAATACTAATAatgcttctgctgctgccggcCCCGTAATGGGAGGTACCGGCCAGTCGTCTACTTCTCCTGCTGTTGGTCCCGATGGTTTGGGACAAGTCAAAAAGCGCACTGTCGCCATGGCGGGGCTGGAAAGCTCCCCTGGCAgtgtcgatgatgtcgaggacaatgatcagcgggaggagaagaagaggcagcCTGTGAAGCGAGCGTGCAACGAATGTCGACAACAAAAG CTCCGATGTGATGTGATTCAAGACCCATGGACAGATTGTTCACGATGCCGTCGCTTGAAGCTCGAGTGCAAGATCGAGTCCAACTTCAAACGCGTTGGAAAGAGGAGTCGGAATGCTGAGATGGAACGGGAGATTATCGAGTTACGAAAGCAGATTGCCAGCGTGCAAGCCAACCCTGCTGCCATGACCCCTCAGCAACATGCGCCTTCTCTTCACTCCGCACATGTCACTCCAAAACAAGAGTCGAGCCATGTCAGCCCTGCGGGTGTATATCACACACCGTCCGCCATCTCATCCGATCAGTACATGGGCTCTCACGAGGCTGTTGCATCTCTACTTGACTTGCGCTCCGGCTTTGAAGGCTCAAACTACATGAGAAATGGGAATCTGTTCAAGCGGATTGAAGACGTGGTGGTTGCGCCGGAGAAAGTGACCGAGCTATTTGACCT GTTTTTCATGTTTTATCATCCCTTTCTTCCATTCCTTGACCGACAACGTGCGCCAGATGATTACTACAGCGTATCACCATTACTGTTCTGGACTATCATCAGCGTTGGAGCTCGGCGCTATCAGACAGATACCCATCTGCTCAACTCGCTGGCTGGCCCTGTCACACGACTGGTATGGAGTACGTTGGCGGATATTCCCCAGAGTTACCATGTTGTAAAGGCGCTCTGTCTGCTCTGTTCATGGCCATTCCCTACCAGCAGTACCTCGACGGATCCTACATTCATGTTATGCGGTATGATGATGCAAGTTGCCATGCAGCTGGGCTTGCACCGACCGTCTCATACCCAGGACTTTAGCAAGTTCCGAGTAGAACTtatcgaggaggagctcagAGACAAGGTGAGGACGTGGGCCATCTGTAATGTTGTCGCACAGCGGTATGTTCGTATCCTTCTACTTTCATGGACCTCGGCGCTCACGGACTCTAGTGTTGCAACGGGATATGGCCAGCCACCATCTACTCTGTACGACTGGACGCTATCAGCGAGCGGGTCGGTGGATCCGAATTTCAAGTTGCCCGAGGATATTAGACGCAGACTCGATGTTGAAATCTTCTGCGACAAGGTCACGAAGACGCTCTACACTAATCGGCGGGACCCTGTTGGCCTGTGCAGTGACCAAGAGAGATCTACGctgatttcttttctgtcGCGGGATTTTGATGACCTCGAGGACCAAGTCAAGTCAAGGACTGACG CTATAACCGACCTCTTTCTGCGTGCTGCCAATCTCCATCTGCACCTGTCGGCATTCTTTGACGATCCTCGAGCCAAAGACTATCGAGAACGTCTTCTGTCTCTCTACGTTGCAACCACGTCATTCCTCGAGGCAGCTATGTCTCTGGAGACGGATGTTGGCCCAGTCCTATCCTATACTCCCTACTACGTGTATCAGATGATGGTTGCTGGAGCCTGCACACTCCTCAAGCTCTGCAAGAGTTTCTTTTCGGCGCATATAGATATGGACTACACCAAGACCCTTTTCAACCGAACCATCTGGGCGATTCGGGGTGTATCGGTGTCCAGCAACGACCTCCCCGAACGGTTGGCGGAAGTCTTGGCCCAAATGTGGCGAATGGGCAGTACCCCGCAACAGAAAGCATCCGCTACTAGCGCCGAGGTGGATGATACCTTGATGCTCAAGGTCCGTTGCCGCATGAGCATGTCGCTCTTGTTTGACTCTGTCTGGCGATGGCGAGAAGACGCACAGACCAAAGGCCGCAATATCGAAG CTTACCTCAAGAACCCGACAAATCCCGACTCGAACTCGGAATCTTCAGCGTCGTCAACCGCAGGGCCCGCAGGGCGCACCTCGTCCTCCACACCCGGCCTCCCGGCTGACCCAAGTCTCGCGTCCGCTACCATGATCCCACAGGGCAGTCTGGGAGTCGCCCCCGCCAGCGGAGTGACCAATCTCCCCAGTGGATTCCTCGAGCCCAACTACGAGGTCTTTGATCCTTTGAACTGGCTCCTGGAcggcctcgtcgatctccCGTACTCCTACTCCGCAATGTCAGGGATGGAGCCACAAACTATCGCCTGA